A stretch of Diceros bicornis minor isolate mBicDic1 chromosome 29, mDicBic1.mat.cur, whole genome shotgun sequence DNA encodes these proteins:
- the TRIML1 gene encoding probable E3 ubiquitin-protein ligase TRIML1, which yields MSFLEKTSTADLMENLREELTCFICLDYFTSPVTTECGHSFCLVCLLKSWEEHNTALSCPECWRTLDTPHYQPNERLGRLAGIGKQLRSQVLQSDGEQGSYGRMLAATKVFSDDEQGLNAFSPQCHGMNRVYLSSEAEEHHKEKLQEILNLLCKKKKETQIILTHEKERVMLCKEETKTCKQVVVSEYVKMHQFLKEEEQLQLQLLEKEERQNMKKLQDNEIKLTQQIRSLSKMIEQIESTCQNSIIESFEAVRGTLERSEPLLLQCPEATTTELSLCRITGMREMLRKFSTDITLDPDTANAYLVLSEDLKSVRHGGMRQPLRDNPERFDQSAAVLGAQIFTCGRHYWEVEVGNKTEWEVGICKDSVSRKGNLPKPPGDLFSLIGLKIGDDYSLWVSSPLKGQHIREPVHKVGVFLDYESGHIAFYNVTNESLIYSFPSAPFQDALRPIFSPCLPNEGTNTGPLTICSLNSHDCGRCSRAFAEDDI from the exons ATGTCTTTCCTTGAGAAAACATCTACAGCAGATTTGATGGAGAATCTGAGGGAAGAACTGACCTGTTTTATCTGCTTGGACTATTTCACCAGCCCAGTGACCACTGAGTGCGGGCACAGCTTTTGTCTGGTGTGTCTCCTGAAGAGCTGGGAGGAACATAACACTGCTTTATCTTGTCCTGAGTGCTGGAGGACCTTGGACACCCCTCATTACCAGCCCAATGAGCGTTTGGGGAGGCTGGCTGGCATCGGCAAGCAACTCAGATCCCAGGTGCTGCAGAGTGATGGCGAGCAAGGCAGCTATGGGAGAATGCTGGCGGCCACCAAGGTGTTCTCTGATGATGAGCAGGGTCTAAACGCTTTCTCACCCCAATGTCATGGAATGAACAGAGTGTATCTCTCGAGTGAGGCTGAGGAGCATCACAAG GAGAAACTCCAGGAAATCCTAAATCTtttgtgtaaaaagaaaaaagaaactcagaTTATATTAACCCATGAGAAGGAGAGAGTGATGCTGTGTAAG GAAGAGACAAAGACCTGTAAGCAGGTTGTGGTGTCAGAATATGTAAAAATGCACCAGTtcctgaaggaggaggagcagctACAGCTCCAATTACTGGAAAAGGAGGAAAGACAGAACATGAAGAAACTGCAGGACAATGAGATCAAACTGACCCAGCAAATCAGAAGCCTGAGCAAAATGATTGAACAGATAGAGTCCACGTGTCAGAACTCGATTATAGAATCTTTTGAG GCTGTGAGAGGCACACTGGAAAG AAGTGAGCCACTCTTGCTTCAGTGTCCAGAGGCCACCACCACAGAACTGAGTCTGTGCCGCATCACTGGAATGAGGGAGATGCTGAGAAAATTCAGTA CAGATATAACTCTGGATCCAGACACAGCCAATGCCTATCTCGTCTTGTCTGAAGATCTGAAAAGTGTGAGACATGGAGGAATGCGACAGCCGTTGCGTGACAACCCGGAAAGATTTGACCAGTCTGCAGCTGTGTTGGGTGCCCAGATCTTCACCTGTGGGAGGCACTATTGGGAGGTGGAAGTGGGAAACAAGACTGAGTGGGAAGTGGGCATCTGCAAGGACTCAGTGAGCAGAAAGGGGAATCTCCCAAAGCCACCTGGCGACCTCTTCTCACTTATAGGCTTAAAAATCGGAGATGATTATAGTCTTTGGGTCTCATCACCTTTAAAAGGTCAACATATCAGAGAGCCTGTGCATAAGGTTGGTGTTTTCTTAGACTACGAATCTGGACATATAGCATTCTACAATGTGACAAATGAGTCCCTCATCTACAGCTTCCCTTCAGCCCCTTTCCAAGATGCTCTCAGGCCTATCTTTTCCCCTTGCCTCCCAAATGAAGGGACAAATACAGGCCCTCTTACCATCTGCTCACTGAACAGCCATGACTGTGGGAGATGCTCCCGAGCCTTCGCTGAGGATGACATCTAA